The sequence TCCTCTCTTACCCCCTCCCTTTTCCCCTCAGCTGAAGCTGAAGAAGATGGGGACCTGCAGTGCCTGTGTGTGAAGACCACCTCCCAGGTCCGTCCCAGGCACATCACCAGCCTGGAGGTGATCAAGGCCGGACCCCACTGCCCCACTGCCCAACTGATGTGAGTCCTTGCACTGCATCACTCAGTGCCCCGGCTCAGTGCCTCCTCTGCCCATCCTTCTCCTTTTTAATGCCATCTGCAAACTCAAGAACTGAAGGTCacatctcttctcttttccttgccAGAGCCACGCTGAAGAATGGGAGGAAAATTTGCTTGGACCTGCAAGCCCCGCTGTACAAGAAAATAGTTAAGAAACTTTTGGAGAGTTAGTTACTAGCTGTCTAAGTGTGTGCATTTGCTatgtaatatactttttttttttccagtttcaatCTAACTGTGAAAGAACCTCTGATATTTGTGTTATCCTtatgattttaaataaacaaattaaatcaAGTTGTAGTATAGTCAAAATACTTCTTAATAATAGTGCAAAAATTGTATTGACACATAAtttcatggaagaaaaaaattccggtattttaagcaaaaagtatTTTGAAGGAAGGTTTGAATACTGGTTTTGCTTGGTATTACATGTTGGCTGATACATATTCATGCATTTACATGATTGCAGTACTTTATAGCTACAATTTACCTGGACGATTATTATTACCTTTGCCAATAAATATTAGTAGCACTTATGTATTACTagatggcttttaaaaaaattatgtaggccgggcgcggtggctcaagcctgtaatcccagcactttgggaggccgagacgggtggatcacgaggtcaggagatcgagaccatcctggctaacacagtgaaaccccgtctctactaaaaaatacaaaaaactagccgggcgaggtggcgggtgcctgtagtcccagctactcgggaggctgaggcaggagaatggcgtaaacccgggaggcggagcttgcagtgagctgagatgtggccactgcactccagcctgggggacagagcaagactccgtctcaaaaaaaaaaaaaaaaaaaaaaaaaaaaaaaaaaaaattatgtaaataaataaatctccacTTTTATGCCCACAAATTCTGGAAACGAGGAGAGGTACTACATACTGATGTTTTTATTCATCCCTCAGGAAGGCACTGCTCCTCTCTAAGGAGAAAGGAAGTTGTTGCAGTGTTGGTATGTTAGTTATCTATGGCTTCtgtaacaaattaacacaaactcagtggcttaaacaatacaaatttattatcttgcaATTCTAGGGGGTCACAAATCCCAAGTGGGTTGAACATGCTAAACTCAAAGTATGATCATAACTATGTTTCTTCTGAAGGCTCTAGAAGAGAatctatttcctttcctttctcagcttctagaggcaTCTACATTCTTTGGCTTATGGCCCCTCCAATTGATTTTCAAACTGCAtcattccaacctctgcttccattGTCACATCTCCCCTCTCTTCTCTGACCTTTCTGTCTCTAACTCTACCTACCTCTCATAAGGAGCCTTGTGAATACATTGGAACCACTTGGATAATCCAGAAACCATTTCCATTTCTAGATATTTAATACATctctggagactttttttttttttttttttttttgagacggagtctgtctctgtagcccagcctggagtgcagtggccggatctcagctcactgcaagctccgcctcccgggttcacgccattctcctgcctcagcctcccgagtagctgggactacaggcgcccgccacctcgcccggctagtttttgtattttttagtagagacggggtttcaccatgttagccaggatggtctcgatctcctgacctcgtgatccgcccgtctcggcctcccaaagtgctgggattacaggcttgagccaccgcacccggcctgtggAGACTTTTTTTTGCCACATTAAATGacatattcataggttccagAGAGTAAGGCATGGGGATCTCAAGGGTGGGGGGCATTATTCACCCTACCACAATGGGTCAGAAGGCAGAGACTAGCTGAGGAGTGAGAAAGCTGCAGCCATTGCTCATGAGCTAATGTGATTTTTACCCAAGGTGACAATGTTTGTGTAGACACACGATAAAAATTCTAAGAGAAAATAGAATATGGTGCCATTGGTGGTGGAAAGGGTAGGTTTTTAGGATGACAAACTAATTAGGACAAACATAATTTATAGATGCTTAGGAAATGCCAGAATAGCATAGAAAATTCCCACACCCACATTGCAAGTTAGAGAGTACTATTCCCAATATAGAGATGAGCTGACAGTCTCAGGGAGGACAGTGCTCAGCTTGCGAGAGGCTGAGCAGGTAAGTCTGACTCCCGAATTCCTGTTCTTGCTTTCACATTGTTCTGCCTTTCACACAGGCAAGGGGCATGTTAGCTAATTCTTCAGACACGACCTGTCCCATGAACTAGCTCTTGAAGGGGGAGTAGGAATTTGCCAGGGGGATAAAGGGAAGACAGGAACTGTCACCAGATGAATAATGTGTAAAAAGGACACTAGATAATTAGGTCATTTGCATGTTTGGACAATAgttcatagttctgcatggc is a genomic window of Macaca mulatta isolate MMU2019108-1 chromosome 5, T2T-MMU8v2.0, whole genome shotgun sequence containing:
- the PF4 gene encoding platelet factor 4, which gives rise to MSSTARFCPSRPVLLFLGLLLLPVVVAFATAEAEEDGDLQCLCVKTTSQVRPRHITSLEVIKAGPHCPTAQLIATLKNGRKICLDLQAPLYKKIVKKLLES